One window of Streptomyces sp. SUK 48 genomic DNA carries:
- a CDS encoding LLM class flavin-dependent oxidoreductase, with protein sequence MSLRLSTVILPYRRWHEGGRATWTRAEQLGFHTAYTYDHLSWRSFRDGPWFGAVPTLTAAAAATERLRLGTLVTSPNFRHPVTLAKELISLDDVSGGRITLGIGAGGTGFDATALGQDPWTPRERADRFAEFVPLLDRLLSEDAVTYEGRFYSADEARNIPGCVQRPRLPFAVAATGPRGLRLAARHGQAWVTTGDPKLYETGTPEESVQALRGQLARLSDACAEAGRDVAGLDKILLTGFTPDRGRPLTSLDAFVDFAGRHRDLGFTEIVLHWPIPDSDFAADEKVFERIAMEGLAQLR encoded by the coding sequence ATGAGTCTGCGTCTGAGCACCGTGATCCTGCCGTACCGCCGCTGGCACGAAGGCGGCCGCGCCACCTGGACGCGCGCCGAGCAGCTGGGCTTCCACACGGCGTACACCTACGACCACCTGTCCTGGCGCAGCTTCCGTGACGGCCCCTGGTTCGGCGCCGTCCCCACCCTGACCGCCGCCGCGGCCGCCACCGAGCGGCTCCGCCTCGGCACCCTGGTCACCTCCCCGAACTTCCGCCACCCGGTCACCCTCGCCAAGGAACTGATCTCCCTGGACGACGTCTCCGGCGGCCGGATCACCCTGGGCATCGGCGCCGGCGGCACCGGCTTCGACGCCACCGCGCTCGGCCAGGACCCCTGGACCCCGCGCGAGCGCGCCGACCGGTTCGCCGAGTTCGTGCCGCTGCTCGACCGGCTGCTCAGCGAGGACGCGGTGACGTACGAGGGCCGCTTCTACTCGGCGGACGAGGCGCGCAACATCCCGGGCTGCGTGCAGCGCCCCCGGCTGCCGTTCGCCGTGGCCGCGACCGGCCCGCGCGGACTGCGGCTCGCCGCGCGCCACGGCCAGGCGTGGGTGACCACGGGCGATCCGAAGCTGTACGAGACGGGCACCCCGGAGGAGTCGGTGCAGGCGCTGCGCGGGCAGCTCGCGCGGCTGTCCGACGCCTGCGCGGAGGCCGGCCGGGACGTCGCCGGCCTGGACAAGATCCTGCTCACCGGCTTCACCCCGGACCGCGGCCGCCCGCTCACCTCGCTGGACGCGTTCGTGGACTTCGCCGGCCGCCACCGGGACCTCGGCTTCACCGAGATCGTGCTGCACTGGCCCATCCC
- a CDS encoding SDR family oxidoreductase, with translation MTTLKGARERTVRTGGIDLCVAELGDAEQPTVVLVHGYPDSKEVWSEVAPRLAERFHVVLYDVRGHGRSTAPRPLRGGFTLAKLTDDFLAVVDAVSPDRPVHLVGHDWGSVQSWEFVTVGRTEGRIASFTSISGPSLDHFGHWINDRLKRPTPRRVAQLLGQGAKSWYVGMLHTPALPELAWRGPLGRHWPKLLERSEGVPAGDYPTSSLSEDAAHGAWLYRDNVRPRLTHPRPDAFAHAPVQLITPQGDAFLSERLYDDLDRWVPQLTRRTLPAKHWAPRTRPDPLTAWIEEFVVSVEGGRPEPKATGPHAARFGGQLVLVTGAGSGIGRATAFAFAEAGARLVAVDRDAEAAARTAELARLIGAPEAWAETADVSDEQAMEKLAERVHRAYGVLDVLVNNAGIGLSGSFFATTTEDWRKVLDVNLWGVIHGCRLFGARMAERGQGGHIVNIASAAAFQPSRVLPAYSTSKAAVLMLSECLRAELASQAIGVTAICPGIVNTGITSTARFAGADEAEERRLRKNSARLYGLRNYPPEKVASAILDAVVHNRPVVPVTPEARGAHLLSRVLPGALRRLARVEPKM, from the coding sequence GTGACGACCCTGAAGGGTGCGCGCGAGCGCACGGTACGGACCGGCGGAATCGACCTGTGCGTGGCCGAACTGGGCGACGCGGAGCAGCCGACGGTGGTCCTGGTGCACGGCTATCCGGACAGCAAGGAGGTGTGGTCCGAGGTGGCGCCGCGCCTCGCGGAGCGCTTCCATGTGGTCCTGTACGACGTCCGGGGCCACGGCCGCTCCACGGCGCCGCGGCCGTTGCGCGGCGGCTTCACGCTGGCCAAGCTCACGGACGACTTCCTGGCCGTGGTGGACGCGGTGAGCCCGGACCGCCCGGTGCACCTCGTCGGGCACGACTGGGGCTCGGTGCAGTCCTGGGAGTTCGTCACGGTCGGCCGCACGGAGGGCCGGATCGCCTCCTTCACCAGCATCTCCGGGCCGTCCCTCGACCACTTCGGGCACTGGATCAACGACCGTCTGAAGCGTCCGACGCCCCGCCGGGTGGCCCAGCTCCTCGGCCAGGGCGCCAAGTCCTGGTACGTGGGCATGCTGCACACCCCGGCGCTGCCGGAGCTGGCCTGGCGCGGCCCGCTCGGCAGGCACTGGCCGAAGCTCCTGGAGCGGAGCGAGGGCGTCCCCGCCGGCGACTACCCGACCTCCTCCCTGTCCGAGGACGCGGCCCACGGCGCCTGGCTGTACCGGGACAACGTGCGGCCGCGGCTGACCCACCCCCGCCCGGACGCGTTCGCGCACGCGCCGGTGCAGCTGATCACGCCCCAGGGCGACGCGTTCCTCTCCGAGCGGCTGTACGACGACCTGGACCGCTGGGTCCCCCAGCTGACCCGGCGCACGCTCCCGGCCAAGCACTGGGCGCCGCGCACCCGGCCGGACCCGCTGACCGCCTGGATCGAGGAGTTCGTCGTGTCGGTGGAGGGCGGCCGCCCCGAGCCGAAGGCGACCGGGCCGCACGCGGCGCGGTTCGGCGGGCAGCTGGTGCTGGTCACCGGCGCGGGCAGCGGGATCGGCCGGGCGACGGCGTTCGCGTTCGCGGAGGCAGGCGCGCGGCTGGTGGCCGTCGACCGGGACGCGGAGGCGGCGGCCCGCACGGCGGAACTGGCCCGGCTGATCGGCGCGCCCGAGGCATGGGCCGAAACGGCGGACGTCTCGGACGAGCAGGCCATGGAGAAGCTGGCCGAGCGGGTCCACCGCGCGTACGGCGTGCTGGACGTGCTGGTCAACAACGCGGGCATCGGCCTGTCCGGCTCCTTCTTCGCCACGACCACCGAGGACTGGCGCAAGGTCCTCGACGTCAATCTCTGGGGCGTGATCCACGGCTGCCGGCTCTTCGGGGCGCGGATGGCGGAGCGGGGCCAGGGCGGCCACATCGTCAACATCGCCTCCGCCGCCGCGTTCCAGCCCTCCCGGGTGCTGCCCGCCTACAGCACCTCGAAGGCGGCGGTCCTCATGCTCTCCGAGTGCCTGCGCGCGGAGCTGGCGTCCCAGGCGATCGGTGTCACGGCGATCTGCCCCGGCATCGTCAACACCGGCATCACCTCCACGGCACGCTTCGCCGGGGCCGACGAGGCCGAGGAGCGCCGCCTCCGGAAGAACTCCGCCCGCCTGTACGGACTGCGCAACTACCCGCCGGAGAAGGTGGCTTCGGCGATCCTGGACGCGGTGGTCCACAACCGCCCGGTGGTCCCGGTGACCCCGGAGGCGCGGGGCGCGCACCTCCTGTCCCGGGTGCTGCCGGGGGCACTGCGCCGGCTGGCACGGGTGGAACCGAAGATGTGA
- a CDS encoding M24 family metallopeptidase: MTTAVSSELPTELRGFQKVQRLAYECAEAVAARLEPGVTEREAARMQREWLRERGVRDWFHLPFAWFGDRTAFVNFRIPLQFFPTDRELAPGMPFILDMAPVFEGYTADIGYSGSLGANPVQHRLMADLEAHRELLLREVRERRPLREIYEDVERLMVRQGYANRHRAYPFGVIAHKVDRVRERRFAPHLFGFGTQSLKGLASDALHGHREGWSPLWSPYRFSDHPPKAGLWAVEPHLGFRGTGAKFEELLVVTDSKDPEQSAFWLDDELPHVRRWAEEK, translated from the coding sequence ATGACGACGGCAGTGAGCAGTGAACTCCCCACGGAGCTGCGGGGATTCCAGAAGGTGCAGCGCCTCGCCTACGAGTGCGCGGAGGCGGTCGCGGCACGCCTGGAGCCGGGTGTGACCGAGCGTGAGGCCGCGCGGATGCAGCGGGAGTGGCTGCGCGAGCGCGGGGTGCGGGACTGGTTCCATCTGCCCTTCGCCTGGTTCGGGGACCGTACGGCGTTCGTGAACTTCCGCATCCCCCTCCAGTTCTTCCCGACCGACCGGGAGCTGGCGCCCGGGATGCCGTTCATCCTGGACATGGCCCCGGTGTTCGAGGGATACACGGCCGACATCGGCTATTCGGGGTCCCTCGGGGCGAACCCCGTGCAGCACCGGCTGATGGCGGACCTGGAGGCGCACCGGGAGCTGCTCCTGCGCGAGGTGCGCGAGCGGCGCCCGCTGCGCGAGATCTACGAGGACGTGGAGCGGCTCATGGTCCGCCAGGGGTACGCCAACCGGCATCGTGCCTACCCCTTCGGCGTGATCGCCCACAAGGTGGACCGGGTGCGGGAGCGCCGCTTCGCGCCCCACCTCTTCGGCTTCGGCACCCAGTCCCTCAAGGGCCTCGCCTCGGACGCGCTGCACGGCCACCGCGAGGGCTGGTCGCCGCTGTGGTCGCCGTACCGCTTCTCGGACCATCCGCCGAAGGCGGGCCTGTGGGCGGTCGAGCCGCATCTGGGCTTCCGGGGCACGGGGGCGAAGTTCGAGGAGCTCCTCGTGGTCACGGACTCGAAGGACCCCGAGCAGAGCGCGTTCTGGCTGGACGACGAGCTGCCGCACGTGCGGCGCTGGGCGGAGGAGAAGTGA
- a CDS encoding ABC transporter ATP-binding protein, translated as MIATESLSKRFPRVTALDRLSVDIGPGVTGLVGANGAGKSTLIKILLGLSPATEGGARVLGLDIATEGAAIREQVGYMPEHDCLPPDVSATEFVVHMARMSGLPPTAARERTADTLRHVGLYEERYRPIGGYSTGMKQRVKLAQALVHDPKLVFLDEPTNGLDPVGRDEMLGLIRRVHSDFGISVLVTSHLLGELERTCDHVVVIDGGKLLRSSSTTDFTQTTTTLAIEVTDSDTHPDGTAAVRDALRGRGVDIHHEGAGLPGAGHILLLTAAGEETYDLVRDVVADLGLGLVRMEQRRHHISEVFTTDTAEGSGHGGDEQRKEAVGHGG; from the coding sequence GTGATCGCGACCGAAAGCCTGAGCAAGCGGTTCCCCCGGGTGACCGCGCTCGACCGGCTGTCCGTGGACATCGGGCCCGGGGTGACCGGACTCGTCGGAGCCAACGGCGCCGGCAAGTCCACCCTGATCAAAATCCTGCTGGGGCTGTCCCCCGCCACCGAGGGCGGCGCCCGGGTGCTGGGCCTGGACATCGCCACCGAGGGCGCCGCCATCCGCGAACAGGTCGGCTACATGCCGGAGCACGACTGCCTGCCGCCGGACGTCTCGGCGACCGAGTTCGTCGTCCACATGGCGCGCATGTCGGGGCTGCCGCCCACGGCCGCGCGCGAGCGCACCGCGGACACCCTGCGCCATGTCGGCCTCTACGAGGAGCGCTATCGCCCCATCGGCGGCTACTCGACCGGCATGAAGCAGCGCGTGAAGCTCGCGCAGGCCCTGGTGCACGATCCCAAGCTGGTCTTCCTGGACGAGCCGACCAACGGCCTCGACCCGGTCGGCCGCGACGAGATGCTCGGCCTGATCCGCCGCGTCCACTCCGACTTCGGCATCTCGGTCCTCGTCACCTCGCACCTGCTGGGCGAGCTGGAGCGGACCTGCGACCACGTGGTCGTCATCGACGGCGGCAAGCTGCTGCGCTCCAGCTCCACCACCGACTTCACGCAGACCACGACCACCCTCGCGATCGAGGTCACCGACAGCGACACGCACCCCGACGGCACCGCCGCGGTCCGCGACGCGCTGCGCGGGCGCGGGGTGGACATCCACCACGAGGGCGCGGGCCTGCCCGGCGCCGGCCACATCCTGCTGCTGACCGCCGCGGGCGAGGAGACGTACGACCTGGTGCGCGACGTGGTCGCCGACCTCGGACTCGGCCTGGTCCGCATGGAGCAGCGCCGGCACCACATCTCCGAGGTTTTCACCACCGACACCGCCGAAGGCAGCGGCCACGGCGGCGACGAGCAGCGGAAGGAGGCCGTCGGCCATGGCGGTTGA
- a CDS encoding ABC transporter permease has protein sequence MAVEQPLSSPPGETTRIHDIGYRGYDGPRLGRAYARRSLYSQSLRGAYGLGRSAKSKVLPMLLFAVMCVPAAIMVAVAVATKAHELPVAYTRYAIMLQAVISLYVASQAPQAVSRDLRFKTVPLYFSRPIETADYVRAKFAALASAIFILTAAPLLVMYVGALLAKLGFAHQTKEFAEGLVSVALLSLLFAGIGLVIAAVTPRRGFGIAAVIAVLVITYGAVSTLQAIAEVQGHSGAIPWIGLFSPVTLIDGVQSAFLGATARNPGGLAPSTGEGIVYVLVTLALIAGSYGLLVRRYKKVGL, from the coding sequence ATGGCGGTTGAGCAGCCCCTGAGCTCGCCCCCGGGCGAGACGACCCGGATCCACGACATCGGCTACCGCGGCTACGACGGCCCGCGCCTCGGCCGCGCCTACGCCCGCCGCTCCCTGTACTCGCAGTCCCTGCGCGGCGCCTACGGCCTCGGCCGCTCGGCGAAGTCCAAGGTGCTGCCCATGCTGCTGTTCGCGGTCATGTGCGTGCCCGCCGCCATCATGGTCGCCGTCGCCGTCGCCACCAAGGCGCACGAACTGCCGGTCGCCTACACGCGGTACGCGATCATGCTCCAGGCCGTCATCAGCCTGTACGTCGCCTCCCAGGCACCCCAGGCCGTCTCCCGTGACCTGCGCTTCAAGACGGTCCCGCTGTACTTCTCCCGGCCGATCGAGACCGCCGACTACGTGCGCGCCAAGTTCGCCGCGCTGGCCTCGGCGATCTTCATCCTCACCGCCGCTCCCCTGCTGGTGATGTACGTGGGGGCGCTGCTGGCCAAGCTGGGCTTCGCCCACCAGACGAAGGAATTCGCCGAGGGACTGGTCTCCGTGGCCCTGCTCTCCCTGCTCTTCGCCGGCATCGGGCTGGTCATCGCCGCCGTCACCCCGCGCCGCGGCTTCGGCATCGCCGCCGTGATCGCCGTACTGGTCATCACCTACGGGGCGGTCTCCACCCTCCAGGCCATCGCGGAGGTCCAGGGGCACTCCGGCGCCATCCCGTGGATCGGCCTGTTCTCGCCGGTCACCCTGATCGACGGCGTGCAGTCCGCCTTCCTGGGCGCCACGGCCCGAAACCCCGGCGGTCTCGCCCCCTCGACCGGAGAGGGCATCGTCTACGTCCTCGTCACCCTCGCACTGATCGCCGGCAGCTACGGCCTCCTGGTGCGCCGCTACAAGAAGGTGGGACTGTGA
- a CDS encoding ABC transporter ATP-binding protein: protein MTTLSIDHVSRWFGNVVAVNDITMTIGPGVTGLLGPNGAGKSTLINMMGGFLAPSTGTVTLDGQPVWRNEDIYRHIGIVPEREAMYDFLTGREFVVANAELHGLGAKAAQRALATVEMEYAQDRRIATYSKGMRQRVKMASALVHEPSLLLLDEPFNGMDPRQRMQLMDLLRRMGDEGRTVLFSSHILEEVEQLARHIEVVVAGRHAASGDYRKIRRLMTDRPHRYLVRSSDDRALAAALIADPSTAGIEVDHAEGALRVQAVDFGRFTTLLPKVARDHGIRLLTVSPSDESLESVFSYLVAA, encoded by the coding sequence GTGACGACCCTCAGCATCGACCATGTCTCCCGCTGGTTCGGCAACGTGGTCGCCGTCAACGACATCACCATGACCATCGGACCCGGCGTGACCGGCCTGCTCGGCCCCAACGGCGCCGGCAAGTCCACCCTGATCAACATGATGGGCGGCTTCCTCGCCCCGTCCACCGGCACGGTCACCCTCGACGGGCAGCCGGTGTGGCGCAACGAGGACATCTACCGGCACATCGGCATCGTCCCCGAGCGGGAGGCGATGTACGACTTCCTCACCGGGCGCGAGTTCGTCGTGGCCAACGCGGAACTGCACGGCCTCGGCGCCAAGGCCGCCCAGCGGGCGCTGGCCACCGTCGAGATGGAGTACGCCCAGGACCGCAGGATCGCCACGTACTCCAAGGGCATGCGCCAGCGTGTGAAGATGGCCAGCGCCCTGGTCCACGAACCCTCGCTGCTCCTGCTCGACGAGCCGTTCAACGGCATGGACCCGCGCCAGCGCATGCAGCTGATGGACCTGCTGCGCAGGATGGGCGACGAGGGCCGCACCGTGCTGTTCTCCTCGCACATCCTGGAGGAGGTCGAACAGCTCGCCCGGCACATCGAGGTCGTCGTCGCCGGGCGGCACGCCGCCAGCGGCGACTACCGCAAGATCCGCCGCCTGATGACCGACCGTCCGCACCGCTACCTGGTGCGCTCCAGCGACGACCGGGCCCTCGCGGCGGCGCTGATCGCCGACCCGTCCACCGCGGGCATCGAGGTCGACCACGCGGAGGGCGCGCTGCGCGTCCAGGCCGTCGACTTCGGCCGCTTCACCACTCTGCTGCCGAAGGTCGCCAGGGACCACGGCATCCGGCTGCTCACGGTCTCGCCGTCGGACGAGTCCCTGGAGTCCGTCTTCTCGTACCTGGTCGCGGCGTAG
- a CDS encoding ABC transporter permease, which translates to MYDPTVARLTYRALLGRRRALILGALPLLLIVIAVAVRALSGADDQTAADVLGGFAIATMVPIIGVIAGTGAIGPEIDDGSVVYLLAKPLKRPTIIFTKLIVAIAVTMVFSAVPTMIAGLILNGNGQQIAVAYTVAALVASIAYSALFLLLGTVSRHAVVFGLVYALVWEALFGSLVPGARTLSVQQWALAVAHKVAGGDLVTSDVGLTTAVVLLVAVTVLATWYAGQKLRSLKLAGEE; encoded by the coding sequence ATGTACGACCCCACAGTCGCCCGGCTCACCTACCGGGCCCTGCTCGGCCGTCGCCGGGCCCTCATCCTCGGCGCGCTGCCGCTGCTGCTCATCGTGATCGCCGTGGCCGTCCGCGCCCTCAGCGGGGCGGACGACCAGACGGCCGCCGACGTGCTCGGCGGATTCGCGATCGCCACCATGGTGCCGATCATCGGCGTCATCGCGGGCACGGGCGCGATCGGCCCGGAGATCGATGACGGCTCTGTCGTCTATCTGCTCGCCAAACCCCTGAAGCGGCCGACGATCATCTTCACCAAGCTGATCGTCGCCATCGCGGTGACCATGGTGTTCTCCGCGGTACCCACGATGATCGCGGGCCTGATCCTCAACGGCAACGGCCAGCAGATCGCCGTCGCCTACACGGTGGCCGCGCTGGTGGCCTCCATCGCCTACTCCGCGCTGTTCCTGCTGCTCGGCACGGTCTCCCGGCACGCGGTCGTCTTCGGCCTGGTGTACGCGCTGGTCTGGGAGGCGCTGTTCGGCTCCCTGGTGCCGGGTGCCCGCACGCTGAGCGTGCAGCAGTGGGCGCTCGCGGTCGCGCACAAGGTGGCCGGGGGCGACCTGGTCACCTCCGACGTCGGGCTGACGACGGCGGTGGTGCTGCTGGTCGCGGTGACCGTGCTGGCCACCTGGTACGCGGGGCAGAAGCTGCGCTCGCTGAAGCTGGCGGGGGAGGAGTAG
- a CDS encoding HAD family hydrolase yields the protein MSFPYGLVATDLDGTLLRSDGSVSQRTRDALTAAAAAGAAHIVVTGRAVPWTRHVLDDLGYDGLAVCGQGAQVYDAGAHRLLTSVTLDRQLAGVALAKIEAEVGPLHLAASRDGLDGEVLVGPGYAVAGPLPAVPFTDASDLWAAPLNKIYIQHPTLGDDELAEAARQAAGGFVSVAMAGAGIVELLPLGLSKATGLSLAARRLGLRAADTIAFGDMPNDIPMFGWAARGVAMANAHEELKAVADEVTSSNEEDGIAAVLEGLLA from the coding sequence GTGAGCTTCCCCTACGGGCTGGTCGCGACCGACCTGGACGGGACGCTGCTGCGCTCCGACGGGTCGGTCTCCCAGCGCACCCGTGACGCGCTCACCGCGGCCGCCGCGGCGGGCGCGGCGCACATCGTCGTCACCGGCCGCGCCGTCCCCTGGACCCGCCATGTCCTCGACGACCTCGGCTACGACGGCCTCGCGGTCTGCGGCCAGGGTGCCCAGGTGTACGACGCCGGGGCGCACCGCCTGCTGACGTCCGTCACCCTGGACCGGCAGCTGGCCGGGGTGGCGCTGGCCAAGATCGAGGCGGAGGTCGGCCCGCTGCATCTCGCCGCGAGCCGTGACGGGCTGGACGGCGAGGTGCTCGTGGGACCCGGGTACGCCGTCGCGGGGCCGCTCCCCGCGGTCCCCTTCACCGACGCGTCCGATCTCTGGGCCGCGCCGCTGAACAAGATCTACATACAGCATCCGACGCTGGGCGACGACGAGCTGGCGGAGGCGGCCCGGCAGGCGGCCGGCGGCTTCGTCTCCGTCGCGATGGCCGGCGCGGGCATCGTGGAACTCCTGCCGCTCGGCCTGTCCAAGGCGACGGGGCTGTCCCTGGCCGCGCGCCGTCTCGGCCTCAGGGCCGCGGACACGATCGCCTTCGGCGACATGCCGAACGACATCCCGATGTTCGGGTGGGCCGCCCGGGGCGTGGCCATGGCCAACGCGCACGAGGAGCTCAAGGCGGTGGCCGACGAGGTGACGTCTTCGAACGAGGAGGACGGGATCGCGGCGGTGCTGGAAGGTCTGCTGGCCTAG
- the serS gene encoding serine--tRNA ligase: protein MIDLRLLREDPDRVRASQRARGEDVALVDSLLSADERRRSSGVRFDELRAEQKQLGKLIPKAGADEKAELLKRAEQLKADVKAADAERDAADAETHQLLLRLGNLVHPDVPVGGEEDFVTLETHGAIRDFGAEGFEPRDHLELGQLLGAIDVERGAKVSGSRFYFLTGVGALLELALVNAAMAQATAAGFTPMLTPALVRPQSMAGTGFLGQAAQDVYHLDKDDLYLVGTSEVALAAYHMDEILDADKLPLRYAGFSPCFRREAGSHGKDTRGIFRVHQFDKVEMFSYVDPADSQAEHERLLAWEKQWLSSLELPFRVIDVASGDLGSSAARKFDCEAWIPTQGKYRELTSTSDCTEFQSRRLSIRVRDGKQVKPLATLNGTLCAVPRTIVAILENHQLADGSVRVPEVLRPYLGGREVLEPVAR, encoded by the coding sequence GTGATTGACCTTCGCCTGCTCCGTGAGGACCCCGACCGTGTGCGCGCGTCCCAGCGCGCCCGTGGAGAGGACGTCGCGCTCGTCGACTCCCTCCTGTCTGCCGACGAGCGGCGCAGGTCTTCCGGCGTCCGCTTCGACGAACTGCGTGCCGAGCAGAAGCAGCTCGGCAAGCTGATCCCCAAGGCCGGCGCCGACGAGAAGGCCGAACTGCTCAAGCGTGCCGAGCAGCTCAAGGCCGACGTCAAGGCCGCCGACGCCGAGCGCGACGCGGCCGACGCCGAGACCCACCAGCTGCTGCTCCGGCTCGGCAACCTCGTCCACCCCGACGTCCCCGTCGGCGGCGAGGAGGACTTCGTCACCCTGGAGACGCACGGCGCCATCCGCGACTTCGGTGCCGAGGGCTTCGAGCCCAGGGACCACCTGGAGCTGGGCCAGCTGCTCGGCGCGATCGACGTCGAGCGCGGCGCCAAGGTCTCCGGCTCCCGCTTCTACTTCCTCACCGGCGTCGGCGCCCTGCTGGAGCTGGCCCTGGTCAACGCGGCGATGGCCCAGGCCACCGCGGCCGGCTTCACCCCGATGCTGACCCCGGCGCTGGTCCGCCCGCAGTCGATGGCCGGCACCGGCTTCCTCGGCCAGGCCGCGCAGGACGTCTACCACCTCGACAAGGACGACCTCTACCTGGTCGGCACCTCCGAGGTGGCGCTCGCGGCCTACCACATGGACGAGATCCTCGACGCCGACAAGCTGCCGCTGCGGTACGCGGGCTTCTCGCCCTGCTTCCGCCGCGAGGCCGGTTCGCACGGCAAGGACACCCGGGGCATCTTCCGCGTGCACCAGTTCGACAAGGTCGAGATGTTCTCGTACGTCGACCCCGCGGACTCCCAGGCCGAGCACGAGCGCCTGCTGGCGTGGGAGAAGCAGTGGCTGTCCTCGCTGGAGCTGCCGTTCCGCGTGATCGACGTCGCCTCCGGTGACCTCGGCTCCTCGGCCGCCCGCAAGTTCGACTGCGAGGCGTGGATCCCGACGCAGGGCAAGTACCGCGAGCTGACCTCGACCTCGGACTGCACCGAGTTCCAGTCCCGCCGGCTGTCCATCCGCGTCCGCGACGGCAAGCAGGTCAAGCCGCTCGCCACGCTCAACGGCACGCTGTGCGCCGTACCGCGCACCATCGTGGCGATCCTGGAGAACCACCAGCTGGCCGACGGCTCCGTCCGGGTCCCCGAAGTGCTGCGCCCCTACCTGGGCGGCCGGGAGGTCCTGGAGCCGGTGGCCAGGTGA
- the pheA gene encoding prephenate dehydratase, producing MPASYAYLGPEGTFTEVALRTLPEAATRELIPYVSVPSALDAVRAGEAEAAFVPIENSVEGGITATLDGLVAGEPLTIYREVLLSITFALLVRPGTRLADIKTVSAHPAAQPQVRNWLKANLPDAVWESAASNADAARLVQEGRYDAAFAGEFAAARYGLEALETGIHDAENAQTRFVLVGRPARPAAKTGADKTSVVLWQRTDHPGGLRDLLGEFASRGINLMLLQSRPTGEGIGNYCFCVDAEGHISDRRMAEALMGLKRHCLEVRFLGSYPRADITPDGARAVHPGTSDEEFTRAADWVARCQDGRF from the coding sequence ATGCCAGCGAGCTATGCGTATCTCGGTCCCGAGGGCACCTTCACCGAGGTGGCCCTGCGGACGCTGCCGGAGGCGGCCACCCGCGAGCTGATCCCGTACGTGTCGGTGCCGTCCGCGCTGGACGCGGTGCGGGCCGGCGAGGCCGAGGCCGCGTTCGTGCCGATCGAGAACTCCGTCGAGGGCGGCATCACCGCCACTCTGGACGGCCTGGTCGCCGGCGAGCCGCTGACGATCTACCGCGAGGTGCTGCTCTCCATCACCTTCGCGCTGCTGGTCCGCCCGGGCACCCGGCTCGCCGACATCAAGACGGTCTCCGCCCACCCCGCGGCCCAGCCCCAGGTGCGCAACTGGCTGAAGGCCAACCTCCCGGACGCCGTCTGGGAGTCCGCCGCCTCGAACGCGGACGCGGCCCGGCTGGTCCAGGAGGGCCGCTACGACGCCGCCTTCGCGGGCGAGTTCGCCGCCGCCCGGTACGGCCTGGAGGCCCTGGAGACCGGTATCCACGACGCGGAGAACGCGCAGACCCGGTTCGTGCTGGTCGGCCGCCCGGCCCGGCCCGCCGCGAAGACCGGCGCCGACAAGACCTCGGTGGTGCTCTGGCAGCGCACCGACCACCCCGGCGGACTGCGCGATCTGCTGGGCGAGTTCGCCTCGCGCGGGATCAACCTGATGCTGCTCCAGTCCCGGCCGACCGGCGAGGGCATCGGCAACTACTGCTTCTGCGTGGACGCCGAGGGCCATATCTCCGACCGGCGAATGGCGGAGGCGCTGATGGGCCTGAAGCGGCACTGCCTGGAGGTGCGCTTCCTCGGCTCGTACCCGCGCGCCGACATCACGCCGGACGGGGCACGCGCCGTACACCCGGGGACCTCGGACGAGGAGTTCACGCGGGCCGCGGACTGGGTGGCGCGCTGCCAGGACGGCCGCTTCTAG